Proteins found in one Cobetia sp. L2A1 genomic segment:
- a CDS encoding NADH:ubiquinone reductase (Na(+)-transporting) subunit B yields the protein MMGIRQTLDNLEPHFHKGGKYEKFYALYEAVDTIFYVPASVTRTTAHVRDGIDLKRIMITVWMCTFPAMFFGMYNAGLQANDAIAGGFSSLGGWREAIVMLLAGSHDAGSVWANFILGATYFLPIYLVTFAVGGFWEVLFAMRRGHEVNEGFFVTSVLFALTLPATIPLWQVALGITFGVVIGKEVFGGTGKNFLNPALSGRAFLYFAYPASISGDAVWVPADGYTGATALSTAAQDGMGALMHQMSWSDAFLGFIPGSMGEVSTLAIFIGAAVLLWTRIASWRIMLGVLLGMIATASLFNSIGSDTNSMFAMPWYWHLVIGGFAFGMVFMATDPVSASMTNKGKLVFGALIGVMTVLIRVANPAFPEGIMLAILFANLFAPLIDHFVVQANIKRRIKRETAGIANEETA from the coding sequence ATGATGGGCATTCGACAGACTCTGGATAATCTGGAGCCGCACTTCCACAAGGGTGGCAAGTACGAGAAGTTCTACGCGCTCTACGAAGCCGTGGACACGATTTTCTATGTACCGGCGAGTGTCACGCGTACTACGGCGCACGTGCGTGATGGCATCGATCTGAAGCGCATCATGATCACGGTCTGGATGTGCACCTTCCCGGCCATGTTCTTTGGCATGTACAACGCTGGTCTACAGGCCAACGACGCTATCGCGGGCGGTTTCAGTTCACTGGGCGGCTGGCGTGAAGCGATTGTCATGCTGCTGGCAGGAAGCCACGATGCGGGTAGTGTGTGGGCCAACTTCATCCTTGGCGCCACCTACTTCCTGCCTATCTATCTGGTGACCTTCGCCGTCGGCGGTTTCTGGGAAGTGCTGTTCGCCATGCGTCGTGGCCATGAAGTCAATGAAGGCTTCTTCGTCACTTCCGTGCTGTTCGCGCTGACGCTGCCGGCAACGATTCCGTTGTGGCAGGTCGCGTTGGGCATCACCTTTGGTGTGGTGATCGGCAAGGAAGTCTTCGGTGGTACCGGCAAGAACTTCCTCAATCCGGCACTGTCCGGTCGTGCTTTCCTGTACTTCGCATATCCGGCCAGTATTTCCGGTGATGCGGTATGGGTGCCGGCGGATGGGTATACCGGTGCTACCGCACTGTCGACTGCTGCGCAGGATGGCATGGGTGCGCTGATGCACCAGATGAGCTGGTCTGATGCCTTCCTTGGCTTTATCCCCGGTTCCATGGGTGAGGTGTCCACTCTGGCCATCTTCATTGGTGCGGCGGTACTGTTATGGACACGCATTGCCTCGTGGCGAATCATGCTGGGTGTACTATTGGGCATGATTGCGACAGCTTCGTTGTTCAATAGCATCGGCAGTGATACCAACTCGATGTTCGCGATGCCGTGGTACTGGCATCTGGTGATCGGTGGCTTCGCCTTCGGTATGGTCTTCATGGCGACGGATCCTGTCTCGGCCTCGATGACCAACAAGGGCAAGTTGGTATTCGGTGCACTGATCGGTGTGATGACCGTGCTGATTCGCGTGGCCAATCCGGCCTTCCCGGAGGGCATCATGCTGGCGATTCTGTTCGCCAACCTGTTCGCCCCGCTGATCGACCACTTCGTCGTCCAGGCCAACATCAAGCGCCGTATCAAGCGCGAGACTGCCGGCATCGCGAACGAGGAGACTGCCTGA
- a CDS encoding Na(+)-translocating NADH-quinone reductase subunit C has product MASNNSIKKTLGVALALCIVCSVVVSTAAVVLRPQQLTNAELDRKSNILAVAELLQPGEDVGQQFRDKVTAKVVDLNTGDYVDNIDPEKYDQAKMSKDPATSRTLSGDEDLPGIKRREQYSVVYLVGDVEQPDQIIVPVRGNGLWSMMYGYLALKGDGNTVVGLSFYQQGETPGLGGEVDNPKWKAQWDGKKIYPEDSMDPEVRLKKGGVNSSSPDAQYQVDALSGATLTSNGVTNLLQFWMGENGFAKYLTQFRDVKGA; this is encoded by the coding sequence ATGGCCAGCAATAATTCCATCAAGAAAACCCTCGGTGTCGCGCTTGCGTTATGCATCGTCTGCTCGGTGGTCGTTTCCACCGCAGCGGTCGTGCTGCGTCCGCAGCAGCTGACCAACGCCGAGCTTGACCGCAAGAGCAACATTCTTGCGGTCGCCGAGCTGCTCCAGCCGGGCGAAGATGTCGGCCAGCAGTTCCGTGACAAGGTCACCGCCAAGGTGGTTGATCTCAATACTGGCGACTATGTCGACAATATTGATCCGGAAAAGTATGACCAGGCCAAGATGTCCAAGGACCCGGCGACTTCACGCACGCTATCTGGCGATGAAGATCTGCCGGGCATCAAGCGTCGTGAGCAGTATTCCGTGGTCTACCTGGTCGGTGATGTCGAACAGCCTGATCAGATCATTGTCCCGGTACGTGGCAATGGCCTGTGGTCGATGATGTACGGTTATCTTGCCCTCAAGGGTGACGGCAATACCGTCGTCGGACTGTCCTTCTATCAACAGGGGGAAACTCCTGGGCTTGGCGGCGAAGTTGACAATCCGAAGTGGAAGGCTCAGTGGGATGGCAAGAAGATCTATCCTGAAGACAGCATGGATCCGGAAGTGCGTCTGAAGAAGGGCGGTGTCAATTCGTCTTCTCCGGATGCTCAGTACCAGGTCGATGCTCTGTCTGGTGCTACCCTGACCAGTAACGGTGTGACCAACCTGCTGCAGTTCTGGATGGGTGAAAATGGCTTTGCCAAATACCTGACCCAGTTCCGCGACGTCAAAGGAGCGTAA
- a CDS encoding NADH:ubiquinone reductase (Na(+)-transporting) subunit D, which translates to MSAETPKGVLTTPIFKNNPIALQILGICSALAVTNSMNTALIMGIAVSLVTAFSSMFISLIRNHIPSSIRIIVQMTIIASLVIVVDQSLKAFAFETSKQLSVFVGLIITNCIVMGRAEAYAMQNGPVMSFIDGIGNGLGYTVILLVVGFVRELFGSGSLFGVTILQTVNDGGWYIPNGLMLLPPSAFFVIGLFIWVLRSVYPEQVEKAEYKITANTKIKEAV; encoded by the coding sequence ATGTCTGCCGAAACTCCTAAAGGTGTCCTGACGACGCCGATCTTCAAGAACAACCCTATCGCGTTACAGATCCTCGGCATCTGTTCCGCGCTGGCGGTGACCAACTCGATGAACACCGCCCTGATCATGGGGATTGCGGTGTCGCTGGTAACAGCGTTCTCCAGCATGTTCATCTCGTTGATTCGCAACCATATCCCGTCGTCTATCCGCATCATCGTGCAGATGACGATCATTGCCTCGCTGGTCATCGTGGTCGATCAGTCGCTGAAGGCTTTCGCATTCGAAACCTCCAAGCAGCTGTCGGTCTTCGTTGGTCTGATCATCACCAACTGTATCGTCATGGGTCGCGCTGAAGCTTACGCGATGCAGAACGGTCCGGTGATGAGTTTCATCGATGGTATCGGCAATGGCTTGGGCTATACCGTGATCCTGCTGGTGGTTGGCTTCGTGCGTGAACTGTTCGGTTCCGGCTCTCTGTTCGGCGTGACCATCCTGCAAACCGTCAATGATGGTGGCTGGTACATCCCGAATGGCCTGATGCTGCTGCCGCCGTCTGCGTTCTTCGTCATCGGGCTGTTCATCTGGGTGCTGCGTAGCGTGTATCCGGAGCAGGTCGAGAAGGCGGAGTACAAGATTACCGCCAATACCAAGATCAAGGAGGCCGTGTAA
- the nqrE gene encoding NADH:ubiquinone reductase (Na(+)-transporting) subunit E, with protein MFEHYLSLFIKAVFVENMALAFFLGMCTFLAVSKKIQSAIGLGVAVVVVLAVTVPVNNLILNYLLREGALTWTGLEGAESIDLSFLGYLSYIGVIAAIVQILEMFLDKFVPALYNALGVFLPLITVNCAILGAALFMVQRDYTFGESVIYGVGAGFGWALAIAALAGIREKLKYSDVPAGLQGLGITFITVGLMSLGFMSFSGVQL; from the coding sequence ATGTTCGAACACTATCTGAGCCTGTTCATCAAGGCCGTGTTCGTCGAGAACATGGCACTGGCCTTCTTCCTGGGGATGTGTACATTCCTGGCGGTGTCCAAGAAGATCCAGTCCGCGATCGGTCTTGGCGTGGCGGTTGTCGTGGTGCTGGCGGTAACGGTGCCGGTCAACAACCTGATCCTGAACTACCTGCTGCGTGAAGGCGCGCTGACCTGGACGGGTCTGGAGGGGGCCGAGAGCATCGATCTGTCCTTCCTGGGCTATCTATCCTACATCGGCGTCATCGCGGCGATCGTGCAGATTCTCGAGATGTTCCTCGACAAGTTCGTGCCTGCGCTCTACAACGCGCTGGGTGTGTTCCTGCCGTTGATCACGGTCAACTGCGCCATCCTCGGTGCTGCACTGTTCATGGTTCAGCGTGACTACACCTTCGGTGAGTCCGTTATCTATGGCGTGGGTGCAGGCTTTGGTTGGGCGCTGGCGATCGCTGCACTTGCCGGCATTCGCGAGAAGCTCAAGTACTCTGACGTGCCAGCTGGCTTGCAGGGTCTGGGTATCACCTTCATTACCGTTGGCCTGATGTCGTTGGGCTTCATGTCCTTCTCCGGCGTCCAGCTGTAA